In Engraulis encrasicolus isolate BLACKSEA-1 chromosome 15, IST_EnEncr_1.0, whole genome shotgun sequence, the following proteins share a genomic window:
- the LOC134464757 gene encoding uncharacterized protein LOC134464757 codes for MEIRPFASNTDAHFCVVLDSCRCESSSGAKAIQHHLDRIQLPAPPSIRGSDVKSAQSNFHDFVKVLQSDPVGKDLFFQEVFPEYEPKIDLQMRSLISRFVSRLEEFLPTSRIDQVAAMLVEVPSVMEECFQTLSHPHKLLSSISHLKSHADIDTSEDHIYGSPSPQPLGEEDCIFSFLSHPPLLQLDVGSNEIPTAAKSSFLEEDTVECEEVSSLATESYFVDDKRETELGDKTDKTVVKTEGQEDHVKRHGDHEEEKVCGSTKNDENIDQQRQLVVRLERIDITGIPLPPPLPRQSKRPRKQKLSFLQAKYEGQQISWISPIDNESDLPPKSQHSVPIAKRPKTGNLPCTHKDYPIKHSKHIPPPLTHWIMTSTAKEHKALPLKY; via the exons ATGGAGATACGCCCTTTTGCCTCCAACACCGATGCCCACTTCTGT GTGGTCCTTGACTCTTGCCGTTGTGAGAGTTCCTCAGGTGCCAAGGCCATTCAGCATCACCTGGACAGAATCCAGCTACCTGCTCCACCTTCG ATTAGAGGCTCAGATGTGAAATCTGCTCAATCCAATTTCCATGATTTTGTGAAAGTTCTGCAGAGTGACCCAGTTGGGAAAGATCTGTTCTTTCAG GAGGTGTTTCCAGAGTATGAGCCCAAGATTGACCTCCAAATGCGAAGTCTCATCTCTAGATTTGTATCCAGACTAGAGGAGTTTCTTCCCACATCCCGCATTGACCAG gttgctgccatgcTGGTTGAGGTTCCATCTGTGATGGAGGAATGCTTCCAAACCctttcacacccacacaaattGCTGAGCTCCATCAGCCATCTCAAAAGTCATGCAGACATTGACACAAGTGAAGACCATATTTACG GATCTCCATCGCCACAGCCTCTTGGAGAGGAAGACTgcattttctcctttctttctcatcctcctctgctTCAGTTGGACGTAGGCAGCAATGAGATTCCAACCGCAGCTAAGTCATCGTTTCTTGAAGAGGATACAGTAGAGTGCGAAGAAGTGAGCAGTTTGGCCACTGAGTCCTACTTTGTGGATGACAAGCGTGAAACGGAACTCGGAGACAAAACTGACAAAACAGTGGTCAAAACCGAAGGCCAGGAAGACCATGTTAAGAGACACGGCGACCACGAAGAAGAGAAGGTGTGTGGGAgcacaaaaaatgatgaaaacaTTGACCAGCAACGACAACTCGTTGTCAGACTTGAAAGAATTGATATCACCGGTATACCATTGCCGCCACCTTTGCCCAGACAAAGCAAAAGACCTCGGAAGCAAAAACTGAGCTTCCTCCAAGCAAAATATGAAGGGCAGCAGATCAGTTGGATCTCACCAATTGACAACGA GTCCGATCTGCCGCCAAAGTCTCAGCACTCAGTCCCAATTGCAAAAAGACCCAAGACAGGTAATTTGCCCTGTACACATAAAGACTACCCGATAAAACATTCAAAACACATCCCTCCTCCTTTAACTCATTGGATAATGACATCCACAGCCAAAGAACATAAAGCTTTGCCGTTAAAATACTGA